TCCGCGTCATCCGCCTCCCCCGCCACGGCGCCTCCTGCCCCGTCGGCATGGCGGTCTCCTGCTCGGCCGACCGCAACATCAAGGCGAAGATCACCCGCGAGGGGCTCTTCGTCGAGGAGATGGACCGCAACCCGGGCCGCCTCATCCCCGCGCAGTACCGCGGCAAGCACGAGCACGGCGTCAAGATCGACCTGAACAAGCCGATGAAGGAGATCCTCGCCGAGCTCTCCAAGCACCCGGTCTCCACCCCGCTGCTGCTGACCGGCACCATCGTCGTCGGCCGCGACATCGCCCACGCCAAGTTCAAGGAGATCCTCGACAGCGGCAAGCCGCTCCCCGACTATCTGAAGAACCACCCGATCTACTACGCCGGCCCGGCCAAGACCCCCAAGGGCAAGGCCTCCGGATCCTTCGGCCCGACCACGGCCGGCCGCATGGACAGCTACGTCGACCTGCTGCAGGCCAACGGCGGCTCGCTGATCATGATCGCCAAGGGGAACCGCTCCCAGCAGGTGACCGACGCCTGCAAGAAGCACGGCGGCTTCTACCTCGGCTCCATCGGCGGCCCGGCGGCGGTGCTGGCCGAGGAGAACATCAAGAAGGTCGAGTGCATCGACTTCCCCGAACTGGGGATGGAGGCGGTCTGGAAGATCGAGGTGGAGAACTTCCCGGCGTTCATCCTGGTGGATGACAAGGGGAATGACTTCTTCAAGCAGCTCGGTCTTTAATCAGAACGGATGAGAGACGAAGCCCCCGGTTCGCAGATGCGGCCGGGGGCTTTTGCGCATCAGGAGGGGGGTTTGTTTATGCCGACAATCAGTGTATTCTACGGAATCATCATCTATCTCTACTTTTTCGACAACCAGAAGCACCAGATGCCGCATTTCCACGCCCGCTATCAGGGCCAGCAGGCCGCCGTTTCGATTCTTGACGGC
The window above is part of the Desulfuromonadales bacterium genome. Proteins encoded here:
- a CDS encoding FumA C-terminus/TtdB family hydratase beta subunit produces the protein RVIRLPRHGASCPVGMAVSCSADRNIKAKITREGLFVEEMDRNPGRLIPAQYRGKHEHGVKIDLNKPMKEILAELSKHPVSTPLLLTGTIVVGRDIAHAKFKEILDSGKPLPDYLKNHPIYYAGPAKTPKGKASGSFGPTTAGRMDSYVDLLQANGGSLIMIAKGNRSQQVTDACKKHGGFYLGSIGGPAAVLAEENIKKVECIDFPELGMEAVWKIEVENFPAFILVDDKGNDFFKQLGL